Proteins encoded by one window of Pseudochaenichthys georgianus chromosome 9, fPseGeo1.2, whole genome shotgun sequence:
- the lmbrd2a gene encoding G-protein coupled receptor-associated protein LMBRD2a, with product MSAAALAVVVVVVFFLALYLLQRYGDLRRQQRMVLLGTLLSWYLCFLIVFILPLDVSTTIYKQCILDNGNRPFPVTQARQSNQTKNKSSVNPTVSIPKVCEEPWSYIPDGILPVFWRVVYWTSQFLTWLLLPFMQSYARSGAFSRVGRIKTALIENAIYYGTYLLIFISLLIYVAAHPQWQLSWRQLQTIGITAANTWGLFLLVLLLGYGLVEIPRSYWLLSSYDYLLAKTYFKAAKVATEKASAEENLADVMEEVAGVHEAIRFNHGLRKCVDTIIGKCPAEYQEELVRNAESSRGEQNVLPTKGGLFKLHKKVISAVQRQGQTLVKWSILLEQAFHLEDVAKSQSSPLRHFTHSFPSEQNHGWVRRFIYTPTVEWYWECVCRQGFYRLLAVLLCLLSAAVVWSECTFFSTHPVLSLFAVFVQMAEKHHNYICIEMACFVSILFLCFCVYSTVFRIRVFNYYYLVPHHQTDAYSLQFSGMLFCRLTPPLCLNFLGLIHMDSAISHQDRIQTSYTSIMGSMSVLYFISDGFYIYYPMLVLLLCFATYYSLGSRCLNLLGFHQYITDDNLTSDLVDEGREHIRRERRKRQKAEDGENRRWAWRDRYGAQEGAGRSRAGYTEINDDQSSPVTETKNSVITFRRDGEEEDEQHRSLLRGHYSDEGSPNRRSTGGRYLSLSPSRAGIFDDV from the exons ATGAGTGCTGCTGCACTGGCTGTAGTGGTCGTAGTGGTTTTCTTCTTGGCTCTCTACCTCCTCCAGCGCTATGGAGACCTGCGGAGGCAGCAGCGGATGGTGCTTTTGGGCACGCTGCTGTCCTGGTACCTCTGCTTCCTCATCGTCTTCATCCTGCCGCTGGACGTCAGCACG ACCATCTACAAGCAATGTATACTCGACAATGGAAATCGACCTTTTCCTGTAACTCAAGCAAGACAAAGCAATCAGACGAAAAACAAATCCTCAGTTAATCCAACTGTCAG TATACCAAAGGTTTGTGAGGAGCCGTGGAGTTATATCCCAGATGGCATCCTGCCAGTGTTCTGGAGAGTTGTATACTGGACATCCCAGTTTCTTACTTG gctgcTGTTGCCCTTCATGCAGTCGTACGCGCGGTCGGGAGCTTTCTCCAGAGTTGGAAGGATTAAAACAGCTCTCATTGAAAATGCTATCTATTATGGCACCTACCTCCTCATCTTCATCTCTCTGCTCATCTACGTCGCTGCTCACCCACAGTGGCAACTCTCATG GAGACAGCTCCAGACCATCGGCATCACAGCCGCCAACACTTGGGGCCTCTTCCTCCTGGTGCTGTTGCTGGGCTACGGCCTCGTGGAGATCCCGCGCTCTTATTGGCTCTTATCCTCTTACGATTACCTGCTGGCCAAAACCTATTTCAAGGCAGCAAAGGTGGCCACTGAGAAAGCCTCGGCGGAGGAGAACCTAGCAGATGTAATGGAG GAGGTGGCAGGTGTCCATGAAGCTATCAGGTTCAACCACGGTCTCAGGAAGTGTGTGGACACCATTATTGGAAAG TGTCCGGCTGAGTACCAAGAAGAGTTGGTGAGAAATGCAGAAAGTTCCCGGGGTGAGCAGAATGTACTTCCCACCAAAGGAGGCCTGTTTAAGCTTCATAAAAAG GTAATCTCTGCAGTGCAGAGACAGGGTCAGACCCTGGTTAAGTGGTCCATCTTGTTAGAGCAGGCCTTCCATCTAGAAGATGTAGCCAAAAGCCAGAGCAGCCCGCTCCGACACTTCACCCACAGCTTCCCCTCAGAACAGAACCACGGCTGGGTCCGACGGTTCATTTACACTCCTACTGTGG AGTGGTActgggagtgtgtgtgcaggCAGGGTTTCTACAGGCTGCTGGCagtgctgctgtgcctcctctCAGCAGCAGTGGTTTGGTCTGAGTGCACCTTCTTCAGCACGCACCCTGTCCTCTCCCTCTTCGCTGTCTTTGTTCAGATGGCTGAAAAACATCACAACTACATCTGTATCGAG ATGGCGTGCTTTGTCAGCATCCTCTTCCTGTGTTTCTGTGTCTACTCAACAGTGTTCAGGATACGAGTCTTCAACTACTATTACCTGGTGCCACATCACCAGACTGACGCTTACAGCCTGCAGTTCAGCGGCAT GTTGTTTTGTCGTCTGACCCCACCTTTGTGCCTCAACTTTTTGGGCCTGATTCACATGGACTCTGCTATCTCACACCAGGACAGAATACAGACATCCTACACCTCT ATCATGGGCTCTATgagtgttttatattttatatctgATGGGTTCTACATCTACTATCCCATGTTGGTATTGCTGCTCTGCTTTGCTACTTATTACAG CCTGGGCTCTCGCTGTTTGAACCTCCTGGGCTTTCATCAGTACATCACTGACGACAACTTGACCTCTGACCTGGTGGATGAAGGCAGGGAACACATCAGAAGAG aaagaagaaaaagacAGAAAGCTGAGGATGGAGAAAATCGAAGATGG GCCTGGAGGGATCGGTATGGAGCCCAGGAGGGGGCTGGGCGGAGCAGAGCTGGTTACACTGAGATAAATGACGACCAGAGCAGTCCTGTCACAGAGACCAAGAATAGTG TTATCACATTCAGAAGAGAtggtgaggaggaggatgagCAGCACAGAAGCTTACTGCGAGGTCATTACAGTGATGAAGGTTCACCAAACAGAAG ATCCACAGGAGGACGTTATTTGTCTCTGTCTCCTTCGCGGGCAGGCATCTTTGACGATGTTTGA
- the golm1 gene encoding Golgi membrane protein 1, translated as MGGLGNVRRGGRSPPLMIGALIACILVLGFNYWVSSSRNVELETKLYELEGQVQRGAAERGVVELKKTEFQVEIQRQTEQISHIESLYKRQLEGSQNTCSQEKGTLLQNISSSTKSIQEHKGQVNQLNDDLGKVQKELQSCQGNIKNLNNRLTYDMTHCQSQVLSQKELCDERVAAAKLEVQKKMEKLITPSGVSSKSEHAVAEASKEDGGVTTGADAVKTETLEGNTTLSQPNEEDPSELLTNEIVVDKGPNTPVDLPTGKDLSKIYSQSIPSAAAVKQETLLPPEGVVLPQEAEAETSEPVKNNLTEDKEMEVMDVHREDTQTEEADPVMDGMLMNRVKVEDAPLSQKPEEPEDYDADEQVVGGVDLEKQRRSKLAENIDKDMEEELADYNGDDENEGEFEADKQAELAQT; from the exons ATGGGTGGGCTGGGAAATGTACGTCGTGGAGGAAGATCACCCCCTCTAATGATCGGCGCTCTAATTGCCTGTATCCTGGTTCTGGGATTTAACTACTGGGTGTCAAGCTCCCGCAACGTGGAGCTAGAG ACTAAGCTGTATGAGTTGGAGGGCCAGGTGCAGCGTGgggcagcagagagaggagtaGTGGAGCTGAAGAAGACTGAGTTCCAGGTGGAAATCCAGAGACAGACGGAGCAGATTAGCCACATAGAAAGCCTCTACAAGAGACAACTGGAAGGATCTCAGAACACCTGCAGCCAAGAGAAG GGCACACTGCTGCAGAACATTTCCTCCAGTACCAAAAGCATACAGGAACACAAGG GTCAGGTGAATCAGCTGAACGACGACCTGGGGAAGGTTCAGAAGGAGCTGCAAAGTTGCCAAGGCAACATCAAAAACCTCAACAACAGACTCACTTATGACAT GACCCATTGCCAGTCTCAGGTTCTGTCCCAGAAGGAGCTGTGTGATGagagagtggctgctgctaaACTTGAAGTTCAGAAGAAAATGGAAAAGCTCATCACCCCCTCAGGTGTTTCCTCAAAG TCGGAACATGCAGTGGCTGAAGCCTCAAAAGAAGACGGAGGAGTCACGACTGGGGCTGATGCCGTTAAAACAGAAACTCTAGAGGGCAACACGACTCTCTCTCAGCCCAACGAAGAGGACCCATCCGAACTACTGACCAATGAGATCGTCGTGGACAAAG GTCCTAATACCCCAGTAGACCTGCCTACAGGAAAAGATCTCTCCAAAATATATTCCCAGTCCATCCCCTCGGCGGCTGCAGTCAAGCAGGAAACTTTGCTACCACCAGAGGGAGTTGTCCTACCTCAGGAGGCGGAGGCAGAGACCAGTGAGCCTGTAAAGAACAACCTGACAGAGGACAAAGAGATGGAGGTGATGGACGTCCATAGAGAGGACACTCAGACTGAAG AGGCAGACCCTGTGATGGACGGCATGCTGATGAACCGGGTGAAGGTAGAGGACGCTCCTCTCAGTCAGAAACCTGAGGAGCCAGAAGATTATGACGCAGACGAGCAGGTGGTGGGCGGAGTCGATTTGGAGAAACAACGGCGGAGTAAACTAGCTGAAAATATAG ACaaagacatggaggaggagctgGCTGACTATAACGGAGACGATGAGAACGAAGGCGAGTTTGAAGCAGACAAACAGGCTGAGCTCGCCCAGACCTAA